One Curtobacterium sp. MCLR17_032 genomic window carries:
- a CDS encoding D-alanine--D-alanine ligase → MDGVNEDHRRRIAVIGGGRSDEHEVSLASAASAVGVIRQRGEEVLELRIDRDGTWRDAAGTRLTAAEAVTRMATCDVAFPLLHGVHGEDGAIAGLLTLIGMPFVGSPVRAGALAMDKWATKLLAEAAGIATAPAVLVRPGDRVDTLPLPVPLVVKPTTGGSSNGVSRVTTADTYRQAVAKARAAGEDVLVESFVAGREVDIALFRDGNGVLRAGASLEVGVERGGLFDRHRKYDGTAEFTLPARITPVEHATVDRAARDLYAVLGCSGVVRFDFFVTDTTVVLNEVNTTPGFTERSQVPMMYAAVGLPYADLVGELVEEALATAHGRGHPPDPRSATSA, encoded by the coding sequence ATGGACGGCGTGAACGAGGACCACCGGCGGCGGATCGCGGTCATCGGCGGTGGTCGGAGCGACGAACACGAGGTGTCGCTGGCGTCGGCCGCGTCGGCCGTCGGTGTGATCCGTCAGCGTGGGGAGGAGGTGCTGGAGCTGCGGATCGACCGCGACGGCACCTGGCGCGACGCGGCGGGGACGCGACTCACCGCGGCAGAGGCGGTCACCCGGATGGCCACCTGCGACGTCGCCTTCCCCCTGCTGCACGGGGTGCACGGCGAGGACGGCGCCATCGCCGGACTGCTCACCCTGATCGGCATGCCGTTCGTGGGCTCCCCGGTCCGGGCGGGTGCCCTGGCGATGGACAAGTGGGCGACGAAGCTGCTCGCCGAGGCCGCGGGCATCGCCACCGCTCCGGCGGTGCTGGTCCGGCCCGGCGACCGTGTGGACACGTTGCCCCTCCCGGTGCCGCTGGTCGTGAAGCCGACGACCGGTGGTTCGAGCAACGGGGTGTCACGAGTGACCACCGCCGACACCTACCGCCAGGCCGTGGCGAAGGCCCGGGCGGCGGGCGAAGACGTGCTCGTCGAGTCGTTCGTCGCCGGACGCGAGGTCGACATCGCGCTCTTCCGGGACGGCAACGGTGTCCTCCGCGCGGGCGCCTCGCTCGAGGTCGGCGTCGAGCGAGGCGGCCTGTTCGACCGGCACCGGAAGTACGACGGCACCGCCGAGTTCACCCTGCCCGCGCGGATCACGCCTGTCGAGCACGCCACGGTCGATCGGGCAGCGCGGGACCTCTACGCGGTGCTCGGTTGCTCAGGGGTAGTCCGGTTCGACTTCTTCGTCACGGACACCACTGTCGTCCTCAACGAGGTGAACACCACGCCCGGGTTCACCGAGCGGTCACAGGTCCCGATGATGTACGCGGCGGTCGGCCTGCCCTACGCGGACCTGGTGGGGGAGTTGGTCGAGGAGGCGCTGGCCACCGCACACGGACGAGGCCACCCGCCGGATCCGCGATCGGCGACCTCTGCATGA
- the tig gene encoding trigger factor yields the protein MATSTVDKVSDTRVKLTVNVTPDDLKPSIDHAYKHIAEQINIPGFRKGKVPPAIVDQRVGRGEVLNHAVGDAIDTFYRQAVDEQELRILGRAEADVAELPNVKDFSGDLVLTFEVDVRPEFDLPDYSSFELTVDAVEVSDDEIDEELQNLRTRFGTLVTVDRPATSGDFAQLDLTATIGDDEVDSATGVSYEIGSGDLLEGIDEALESLTAGESTTFESKLVGGDREGETAQIAVTVTAVKERELPEADDEFAQIASQFDTLDELKADLKEQIAKSKTFGQGAAARDKLVEQLLESVEIPISEKLIEDEVHRHLEQENRLEDDEHRKEVAESSEKAFRSQILLDSIAEKEQIQVSQEELTQYLIQAAAQYGMEPAEFIKVIDQNGQIPGMVGEVARSKAVATVLSKVTVKDTDGKPVDLSAFTAGVAEDADDESTDTDDESAEADAK from the coding sequence TTGGCCACCAGCACCGTCGACAAGGTGAGCGACACCCGCGTCAAGCTCACCGTGAACGTGACGCCGGACGATCTCAAGCCGAGCATCGACCACGCGTACAAGCACATCGCAGAGCAGATCAACATCCCCGGCTTCCGCAAGGGCAAGGTCCCGCCGGCGATCGTCGACCAGCGCGTCGGTCGTGGCGAGGTCCTGAACCACGCCGTCGGCGACGCCATCGACACCTTCTACCGCCAGGCGGTGGACGAGCAGGAACTGCGCATCCTCGGCCGTGCCGAGGCGGACGTCGCCGAGCTCCCGAACGTCAAGGACTTCTCCGGCGACCTCGTCCTCACCTTCGAGGTCGACGTCCGTCCGGAGTTCGACCTGCCCGACTACAGCTCGTTCGAGCTGACGGTCGACGCGGTCGAGGTCTCCGACGACGAGATCGACGAAGAGCTGCAGAACCTCCGCACGCGCTTCGGCACCCTCGTCACCGTGGACCGTCCGGCCACCTCGGGCGACTTCGCCCAGCTCGACCTGACCGCCACCATCGGTGACGACGAGGTCGACTCGGCCACCGGCGTCTCCTACGAGATCGGTTCGGGCGACCTGCTCGAGGGCATCGACGAGGCGCTCGAGTCCCTCACCGCCGGCGAGTCCACCACCTTCGAGTCGAAGCTCGTCGGTGGCGACCGCGAGGGCGAGACCGCCCAGATCGCCGTGACCGTCACCGCCGTCAAGGAGCGCGAGCTCCCCGAGGCCGACGACGAGTTCGCCCAGATCGCGAGCCAGTTCGACACGCTCGACGAGCTCAAGGCGGACCTCAAGGAGCAGATCGCCAAGTCGAAGACCTTCGGCCAGGGCGCTGCCGCTCGCGACAAGCTCGTCGAGCAGCTCCTCGAGTCGGTGGAGATCCCGATCTCCGAGAAGCTCATCGAGGACGAGGTCCACCGTCACCTCGAGCAGGAGAACCGTCTGGAGGACGACGAGCACCGCAAGGAGGTCGCCGAGTCCAGCGAGAAGGCCTTCCGCTCGCAGATCCTCCTCGACTCCATCGCCGAGAAGGAGCAGATCCAGGTCTCGCAGGAAGAGCTCACGCAGTACCTGATCCAGGCCGCTGCGCAGTACGGCATGGAGCCGGCCGAGTTCATCAAGGTCATCGACCAGAACGGCCAGATCCCCGGCATGGTCGGCGAGGTCGCTCGCTCGAAGGCCGTCGCCACGGTCCTGTCGAAGGTCACCGTGAAGGACACCGACGGCAAGCCGGTCGACCTCTCCGCGTTCACCGCGGGTGTCGCCGAGGACGCCGACGACGAGTCGACCGACACGGACGACGAGTCGGCCGAGGCCGACGCGAAGTAG
- a CDS encoding ATP-dependent Clp protease proteolytic subunit, with the protein MAEATLNPSVFDRLLRDRIVWLGSEVRDDNSNEIAAKLLLLAAEDPEKDIYLYINSPGGSITAGMAIYDTMQFVPNDIVTVGIGLAASMGQFLLSSGTPGKRYITPNARVLLHQPSGGFGGTAADIQTQAKVILDMKQRMAELTAEQTGKSIEQVLKDNDRDNWFSAQEALEYGFVDHLRASSAEVVGGGGTVNDGETQTPAAEPDAQS; encoded by the coding sequence ATGGCCGAAGCAACACTGAACCCCAGTGTTTTTGACCGCCTTCTGAGAGACCGGATCGTGTGGCTCGGCTCCGAGGTCCGCGACGACAACTCGAACGAGATCGCAGCCAAGCTGCTGCTGCTCGCCGCCGAGGACCCTGAGAAGGACATCTACCTCTACATCAACTCGCCCGGTGGCTCGATCACCGCCGGCATGGCGATCTACGACACGATGCAGTTCGTGCCGAACGACATCGTCACGGTGGGCATCGGCCTCGCCGCCTCGATGGGGCAGTTCCTGCTCTCGTCCGGCACGCCCGGCAAGCGCTACATCACGCCGAACGCACGCGTGCTCCTGCACCAGCCGTCCGGTGGGTTCGGTGGCACCGCTGCCGACATCCAGACGCAGGCGAAGGTCATCCTCGACATGAAGCAGCGCATGGCGGAGCTGACTGCCGAGCAGACCGGCAAGTCCATCGAGCAGGTCCTCAAGGACAACGACCGCGACAACTGGTTCTCGGCGCAGGAAGCCCTGGAGTACGGCTTCGTCGACCACCTCCGCGCCTCGTCCGCCGAGGTCGTCGGTGGTGGCGGAACCGTCAACGACGGCGAGACGCAGACCCCTGCGGCCGAGCCCGACGCCCAGTCCTGA